Proteins from one Sylvia atricapilla isolate bSylAtr1 chromosome 1, bSylAtr1.pri, whole genome shotgun sequence genomic window:
- the HIGD1A gene encoding HIG1 domain family member 1A, mitochondrial, giving the protein MSPSQESVFPEYETETSQTSKLIKKFKETPFVPIGMGGFAAVVAYGLYKLKHRGDMKMSLHLIHMRVAAQGFAVGALTCGVLYSMFRDYVVKPKE; this is encoded by the exons ATGTCACCCAGCCAGGAATCCGTTTTCCCTGAGTATGAGACAGAGACCAGCCAGACCTCGAAGctgataaaaaaatttaaggaGACGCCGTTTGTGCCCATTG GGATGGGTGGCTTTGCTGCCGTGGTTGCCTATGGGCTGTACAAGCTGAAGCACAGAGGTGACATGAAAATGTCCCTTCACCTGATCCACATGCGTGTGGCAGCCCAGGGCTTCGCCGTGGGAGCCCTGACGTGTG GCGTGCTGTATTCCATGTTCCGGGATTACGTGGTGAAGCCCAAGGAATAG